In a single window of the Streptacidiphilus sp. P02-A3a genome:
- a CDS encoding acetoacetate--CoA ligase, producing MSSPAPQPTEQPTPLWRPDPAAAEDTRLVQFQRWAARHHGAPEGDYADLHRWSTDDLDRFWTAVSEWFDVRFTTPPRTALADPAMPGAVWFPGARLNYAEHALRHGEDPAEADRPAILHLDESGADPLVLSWAALRQQVGSLAAELRRLGIRPGDRVGAYVPNIPQAAVALLATAAVGAVWTSCAPDFGARSVLDRFQQLEPVLLFAVDGYRYGGKEHDRGAVVAELRRELPSLRQVVHIPLLGTPAPEGALDWDALTALGQEPVFEQVPFDHPLWVLYSSGTTGLPKAIVQGHGGIVVEHLKQVALHLDLGPQDRFFWYTSTGWMMWNILVAGLLVGATVISYDGSPGYPATDAQWRIAARAGATVFGTSAAYVTACAKADVHPGRDLDLSRLRAVGTTGSPLPPDGFRWIYGEISPDIWLASVSGGTDVCSCFVGGVPTLPVYLGEIQAPCLGVAVESWDAQGKPLTGEVGELVVTRPMPSMPLGFWNDPDGARYRESYFETYPGVWRHGDWITVTERGSVVIHGRSDSTLNRQGVRMGSADIYEVVERLPQIRESLVVGIEQPDGGYWMPLFVVLAEGAALDDALRAAIRDAIRAQLSPRHVPDEVIAVPVLPHTLTGKRLEVPIKRILSGTPLARAVNPGSLDNPAALTPFVELAAERRP from the coding sequence ATGAGCAGCCCCGCCCCGCAGCCCACCGAGCAGCCGACCCCGCTGTGGCGGCCCGACCCGGCCGCTGCCGAGGACACCCGGCTCGTCCAGTTCCAGCGCTGGGCCGCGCGGCACCACGGCGCCCCCGAAGGCGACTACGCGGACCTGCACCGCTGGTCCACCGACGACCTGGACCGCTTCTGGACCGCCGTCAGCGAGTGGTTCGACGTCCGCTTCACCACCCCGCCGCGGACCGCCCTGGCCGACCCCGCCATGCCCGGCGCGGTCTGGTTCCCCGGTGCCCGCCTCAACTACGCCGAACACGCCCTGCGCCACGGCGAGGACCCGGCCGAGGCCGACCGCCCGGCGATCCTGCACCTCGACGAGAGCGGCGCCGACCCGCTGGTCCTCAGCTGGGCCGCACTGCGCCAACAGGTCGGCTCGCTGGCCGCCGAGCTGCGGCGGCTCGGGATCCGACCCGGCGACCGGGTCGGCGCCTACGTCCCCAACATCCCGCAGGCCGCCGTCGCGCTGCTGGCCACCGCCGCGGTGGGCGCGGTGTGGACCTCCTGCGCGCCCGACTTCGGCGCCCGCAGCGTCCTCGACCGGTTCCAGCAGCTCGAACCCGTGCTGCTGTTCGCCGTCGACGGCTACCGCTACGGCGGCAAGGAGCACGACCGCGGCGCGGTCGTCGCCGAGCTGCGCCGGGAGCTGCCCTCGCTGCGGCAGGTGGTGCACATCCCGCTGCTGGGAACCCCGGCCCCGGAGGGCGCGCTCGACTGGGACGCGCTCACCGCTCTCGGCCAGGAGCCGGTCTTCGAGCAGGTGCCGTTCGACCACCCGCTGTGGGTGCTCTACTCCTCCGGCACCACCGGCCTGCCCAAGGCCATCGTCCAGGGCCACGGCGGCATCGTGGTCGAGCACCTGAAGCAGGTCGCGCTGCACCTCGACCTCGGCCCGCAGGACCGTTTCTTCTGGTACACCTCCACCGGCTGGATGATGTGGAACATCCTGGTGGCCGGACTGCTGGTCGGCGCCACCGTCATCAGCTACGACGGCAGCCCCGGCTACCCGGCCACCGACGCCCAGTGGCGGATCGCCGCTCGCGCCGGGGCCACCGTCTTCGGCACCTCGGCCGCCTACGTCACCGCCTGCGCCAAGGCCGACGTCCACCCCGGCCGCGACCTCGACCTGTCCCGGCTGCGCGCGGTCGGGACCACCGGCTCGCCGCTCCCGCCGGACGGCTTCCGCTGGATCTACGGGGAGATCAGCCCCGACATCTGGCTCGCCTCGGTCAGCGGCGGCACCGACGTGTGCAGCTGCTTCGTCGGCGGCGTGCCGACCCTGCCGGTGTACCTCGGCGAGATCCAGGCCCCCTGCCTGGGCGTCGCCGTCGAGTCCTGGGACGCCCAGGGCAAGCCGCTCACCGGCGAGGTCGGCGAACTCGTGGTGACCCGGCCGATGCCCTCGATGCCACTCGGCTTCTGGAACGACCCGGACGGCGCCCGCTACCGGGAGAGCTACTTCGAGACCTACCCCGGCGTCTGGCGCCACGGCGACTGGATCACCGTCACCGAGCGCGGCAGCGTGGTCATCCACGGCCGCTCCGACTCCACCCTGAACCGGCAGGGCGTCCGGATGGGCTCCGCCGACATCTACGAGGTGGTCGAGCGGCTGCCGCAGATCCGCGAATCCCTGGTCGTCGGCATCGAGCAGCCCGACGGCGGCTACTGGATGCCGCTGTTCGTGGTCCTCGCCGAGGGCGCCGCCCTGGACGACGCGCTGCGCGCCGCGATCCGCGACGCGATCCGCGCCCAGCTCTCGCCCCGGCACGTGCCGGACGAGGTGATCGCCGTCCCGGTGCTGCCGCACACGCTCACCGGCAAGCGGCTGGAGGTCCCGATCAAGCGGATCCTCTCGGGCACCCCGCTCGCCCGGGCGGTCAACCCGGGCTCGCTGGACAACCCGGCGGCGCTGACCCCCTTCGTCGAGCTCGCCGCCGAACGCAGGCCCTGA